A stretch of Dysidea avara chromosome 5, odDysAvar1.4, whole genome shotgun sequence DNA encodes these proteins:
- the LOC136255026 gene encoding uncharacterized protein, with product MAYTNWTDAEVFRLIQVWSEEGIQEQLEGTKRNKHVYGQLAEDLAIYGIEKTGEQCHTNVKKLRQVYKKLADKHKETGQGRTKWKVFDKLNEFLATRPTTCPPVVLDTLDSTTLNNTDTESPAVVSDEENELTGGHDDGNEKDQSNTSNEANNGATIDATQSSAENVPSTDVQSTEESTTSKCSSGRKRKRNKGEVMEDMMTKVMKSVTDSMQNSDRMFLELEERRMKFEAEHWRQEREFHLRMVQMFNASQRGHSSGYSCSYSSPPPSEFYYGSDNS from the coding sequence ATGGCCTATACAAACTGGACAGACGCTGAAGTTTTTCGATTAATTCAAGTTTGGAGTGAGGAAGGGATACAAGAGCAGTTGGAGGGCACTAAGAGAAACAAACACGTATATGGGCAACTGGCGGAAGACTTGGCTATATATGGAATAGAAAAAACAGGGGAACAGTGTCACACAAACGTAAAAAAGCTTCGTCAAGTGTACAAGAAACTTGCTGATAAGCACAAGGAGACTGGCCAAGGAAGAACCAAGTGGAAAGTCTTTGACAAATTAAACGAATTTCTTGCCACAAGACCTACTACATGTCCACCAGTAGTTCTTGATACCCTTGATAGTACCACGCTCAATAATACAGACACAGAATCACCAGCAGTAGTATCAGATGAAGAAAATGAACTGACAGGTGGTCATGATGATGGTAATGAAAAGGACCAGAGTAACACAAGTAATGAGGCAAATAATGGAGCAACCATAGATGCTACACAATCTTCAGCAGAAAATGTACCATCAACAGATGTACAATCTACAGAGGAGAGTACCACTAGTAAGTGCTCATCAGGTAGAAAGCGAAAGAGAAACAAAGGGGAAGTAATGGAAGACATGATGACAAAGGTAATGAAATCAGTAACTGACAGCATGCAGAACAGTGATCGGATGTTCCTGGAGTTAGAGGAAAGAAGAATGAAATTTGAAGCTGAGCATTGGAGGCAAGAGAGAGAATTTCATCTGAGGATGGTACAGATGTTCAATGCATCACAGAGAGGTCATAGTAGTGGTTATAGCTGTAGTTATTCCTCACCTCCCCCAAGTGAGTTTTATTATGGTTCGGACAACAGTTAA
- the LOC136255846 gene encoding RNA 3'-terminal phosphate cyclase-like protein isoform X2 yields MLTFEGCNFFRQRLVLSTLSGKAIKIIHIRDKDEQPGLTEYEANFLRLLDMLTDGSRIEVNESGTVLYYKPGVLVGGNTIHDCNMSRSMGYYLEPIIMLAPFMMKPISITLKGITNGPSDPSVDYYRMCVLPRLKIFLPDESLSLKILERGFHPEGVGKVTFTCPVVKKMPPVVLEDCGRIKRIRGIVYTSRVSPSIANRIIEAARGLLNKVVPDVYIYTDLAKKKESKSSPGYGVTLVAESTTGTFLGAEVMFCKDGKDVVLPEDLGQQAATLLFQEILSGGCCDSVMQVITMLFMAMGEKNVSKIKIGNLTDYSIQFLRHMRDLFQVTYKVDSKKEEIEETLTRQGVTL; encoded by the exons ATGTTGACTTTTGAAGGATGCAACTTCTTTCGACAAAGACTAGTACTGTCAACGTTGTCAGGAAAGGCAATTAAGATAATACACATAAGAGACAAGGATGAACAGCCCGGATTAACAG agTATGAAGCCAACTTCTTAAGACTACTTGACATGCTAACAGATGGGTCTCGTATTGAAGTGAACGAATCAG GCACAGTTTTGTATTACAAGCCGGGTGTGTTGGTAGGTGGTAACACCATCCATGACTGTAACATGTCTCGCTCAATGGGCTACTACCTCGAGCCCATCATCATGTTGGCTCCATTCATGATGAAGCCAATCTCTATCACACTAAAGGGAATTACCAATGGACCATCTGATCCTTCA GTAGACTATTACAGGATGTGTGTGTTACCAAGATTAAAGATATTCTTACCTGATGAATCTCTTTCACTGAAG ATTCTTGAAAGAGGTTTCCATCCTGAAGGTGTTGGAAAGGTCACCTTCACTTGTCCTGTTGTGAAAAAGATGCCCCCAGTTGTCTTAGAAGATTGTGGCAGGATAAAGCGTATCAGAGGAATAGT ATATACTTCAAGAGTTTCCCCATCAATTGCTAATCGGATCATAGAGGCGGCTAGAGGCTTGTTAAACAAAGTGGTTCCTGATGTGTACATTTATACTGACTTAGCAAAGAAGAAGGAATCAAAAAG TTCTCCTGGATATGGTGTGACGTTAGTTGCTGAAAGCACCACCGGCACATTTCTTGGTGCAGAAGTGATGTTTTGCAAAGATGGTAAAGACGTTGTTCTACCTGAAGACTTAGGACAGCAAGCAGCCACCCTATTGTTTCAAGAAATATTGAGT GGAGGTTGCTGTGATTCAGTGATGCAGGTCATTACCATGTTGTTTATGGCCATGGGTGAGAAGAACGTATCAAAAATCAAGATTGGAAATCTTACTGACTACTC GATCCAGTTTCTAAGGCACATGAGAGACTTGTTTCAAGTCACCTACAAGGTGGACTCTAAAAAGGAAGAGATAGAAGAAACACTGACAAGACAAGGTGTAACACTTTGA
- the LOC136255027 gene encoding uncharacterized protein, giving the protein MSSSMSLALSALAPSTNRSNGSIRTSSRRRKAYAKSRRKVLVTLVGILLSTAVMELCNRQDRTIWMHPRSSNWWEDVVLQSFGSRDWLENFRVSRATFNYLCEQLRPLIEKETTVMRRPVSVERRVAITLWILATPSEYRTVAHLFGIARCTVCIIVKETCKAIVQKLVPLYIRFPTGEGLKEVITGFKEKWGVPQCAGSVDGTHIPITPPLMNHTDYYNRKGWYSIVTQAVVDHNGIFRDVYVGWPGSVHDARVFTNSSLYRKANNGELLQGDTLPVRGGNIPTFLIGDSAYPLLPWLLKPFPFSISMPTDHKTYNYRLSRGRVIVEIAFGRLKARWRRLSKQIDMDISNVPNVILACCTLHNICEIHNDSFNDEWLQQSDNFDQPDSTDAPVSTRSNTGNIVRDLLVTHFN; this is encoded by the coding sequence ATGTCTTCCTCGATGTCTTTAGCGCTGTCGGCTCTTGCACCGTCCACTAACAGAAGTAATGGTAGCATAAGGACATCATCAAGGCGAAGGAAAGCTTATGCCAAGTCTAGAAGAAAGGTATTGGTGACTCTGGTTGGGATATTGTTGTCAACAGCAGTCATGGAGTTGTGCAACCGTCAAGACAGGACAATTTGGATGCATCCTCGCTCTTCTAATTGGTGGGAAGATGTGGTGCTGCAAAGCTTTGGATCACGAGATTGGTTGGAAAACTTTAGAGTAAGCCGTGCAACATTCAACTACCTTTGTGAACAATTAAGGCCGTTGATAGAAAAGGAAACCACTGTAATGAGGAGGCCTGTGTCAGTAGAAAGGCGTGTAGCTATCACACTTTGGATTTTGGCCACACCATCAGAGTACCGCACAGTAGCCCATCTTTTTGGAATAGCAAGATGCACAGTATGTATCATTGTCAAAGAAACGTGCAAGGCTATTGTGCAGAAGTTGGTACCACTGTACATCCGTTTTCCTACTGGAGAAGGTTTGAAAGAGGTGATAACAGGCTTTAAGGAGAAATGGGGTGTGCCACAATGTGCTGGTTCAGTTGATGGAACCCATATTCCAATCACCCCACCTCTCATGAACCACACTGATTACTACAATCGTAAGGGGTGGTACTCTATTGTTACACAGGCAGTTGTAGATCACAATGGTATCTTCAGAGACGTGTATGTTGGATGGCCAGGAAGCGTGCATGATGCACGAGTGTTCACAAATTCTTCGCTGTACAGAAAGGCCAATAATGGTGAGCTACTGCAAGGTGATACCTTGCCGGTCAGAGGAGGCAACATTCCTACATTTTTAATTGGTGATTCAGCTTACCCACTACTGCCCTGGTTGTTAAAGCCTTTTCCATTTTCTATATCAATGCCAACTGATCACAAGACATACAATTATAGGTTGTCACGTGGACGGGTTATTGTTGAGATAGCCTTTGGGAGGCTTAAAGCAAGATGGAGGAGGTTGTCCAAGCAGATAGACATGGATATCAGCAATGTTCCTAATGTAATTTTAGCTTGTTGCACATTACATAATATCTGTGAGATCCACAATGATTCCTTTAATGATGAGTGGTTACAACAAAGCGACAACTTTGATCAGCCTGATAGCACAGATGCTCCAGTAAGTACAAGATCCAACACTGGAAATATAGTCCGAGATTTGTTGGTGACGCACTTCAATTGA
- the LOC136255025 gene encoding reelin-like, whose protein sequence is MSGLQRAAAGYDLRSSCSPIASGNSIVFSGSVDRYLISQSINATDAVALQFVFGNEECGSNSDLSIVYLEYIVGGVSYLLTELSFSTNLYSVHLPVHACTEGTQISWTQADGFTNNTGVWQLDNVVMLYAKKLEATLLDTFTNHMSSSPVLFYPGGSIQDNVCSINDKQLLFTGSSGSPSEYVLTPPFSFGSNSQSEVCSAPCLCGPGGYSDDFDSASYR, encoded by the exons ATGAGCGGATTGCA GAGAGCAGCAGCAGGCTATGATTTAAGGAGCAGTTGTAGTCCAATTGCTTCTGGAAACTCAATAGTGTTTAGTGGCTCAGTTGATCGCTACCTG ATCTCCCAGTCAATTAATGCTACCGATGCTGTTGCACTACAGTTTGTTTTTG GTAATGAAGAATGTGGCTCAAACTCTGACCTTTCAATAGTGTACCTGGAATATATTGTAGGAGGTGTCAGTTACCTTTTAACTGAGTTAAG TTTTTCCACCAACTTATATTCTGTTCACCTTCCTGTACATGCTTGTACTGAGGGTACACAAATTTCTTGGACACAAGCAGATGGTTTTACCAATAATACTGGAGTATGGCAATTGGACAATGTTGTTATGCTTTATGCTAAAAAATTGGAGGCGACACTACTGGACACCTTTACTAATCACATGTCATCTAGCCCAGTTTTGTTCTACCCAGGAGGCAGTATTCAG GACAATGTATGTAGTATTAATGACAAGCAACTGTTGTTTACTGGCAGTAGTGGATCACCATCAGAGTATGTGTTAACTCCACCATTTTCATTTGGATCTAACAGTCAGTCAGAAGTGTGTTCAGCTCCTTGTCTTTGTGGACCAGGTGGATATAGTGATGATTTTGACTCTGCCTCTTACAGGTAA
- the LOC136255846 gene encoding RNA 3'-terminal phosphate cyclase-like protein isoform X1: MLTFEGCNFFRQRLVLSTLSGKAIKIIHIRDKDEQPGLTEYEANFLRLLDMLTDGSRIEVNESGTVLYYKPGVLVGGNTIHDCNMSRSMGYYLEPIIMLAPFMMKPISITLKGITNGPSDPSVDYYRMCVLPRLKIFLPDESLSLKILERGFHPEGVGKVTFTCPVVKKMPPVVLEDCGRIKRIRGIVYTSRVSPSIANRIIEAARGLLNKVVPDVYIYTDLAKKKESKSSPGYGVTLVAESTTGTFLGAEVMFCKDGKDVVLPEDLGQQAATLLFQEILSGGCCDSVMQVITMLFMAMGEKNVSKIKIGNLTDYSIQCLRHMRDLFQVTYKVDSKQEEIEETLTRQDVTLTCVGVGYANYTKGIL; encoded by the exons ATGTTGACTTTTGAAGGATGCAACTTCTTTCGACAAAGACTAGTACTGTCAACGTTGTCAGGAAAGGCAATTAAGATAATACACATAAGAGACAAGGATGAACAGCCCGGATTAACAG agTATGAAGCCAACTTCTTAAGACTACTTGACATGCTAACAGATGGGTCTCGTATTGAAGTGAACGAATCAG GCACAGTTTTGTATTACAAGCCGGGTGTGTTGGTAGGTGGTAACACCATCCATGACTGTAACATGTCTCGCTCAATGGGCTACTACCTCGAGCCCATCATCATGTTGGCTCCATTCATGATGAAGCCAATCTCTATCACACTAAAGGGAATTACCAATGGACCATCTGATCCTTCA GTAGACTATTACAGGATGTGTGTGTTACCAAGATTAAAGATATTCTTACCTGATGAATCTCTTTCACTGAAG ATTCTTGAAAGAGGTTTCCATCCTGAAGGTGTTGGAAAGGTCACCTTCACTTGTCCTGTTGTGAAAAAGATGCCCCCAGTTGTCTTAGAAGATTGTGGCAGGATAAAGCGTATCAGAGGAATAGT ATATACTTCAAGAGTTTCCCCATCAATTGCTAATCGGATCATAGAGGCGGCTAGAGGCTTGTTAAACAAAGTGGTTCCTGATGTGTACATTTATACTGACTTAGCAAAGAAGAAGGAATCAAAAAG TTCTCCTGGATATGGTGTGACGTTAGTTGCTGAAAGCACCACCGGCACATTTCTTGGTGCAGAAGTGATGTTTTGCAAAGATGGTAAAGACGTTGTTCTACCTGAAGACTTAGGACAGCAAGCAGCCACCCTATTGTTTCAAGAAATATTGAGT GGAGGTTGCTGTGATTCAGTGATGCAGGTCATTACCATGTTGTTTATGGCCATGGGTGAGAAGAACGTATCAAAAATCAAGATTGGAAATCTTACTGACTACTC GATCCAGTGTCTAAGGCACATGAGAGACTTGTTTCAAGTCACCTACAAGGTGGACTCTAAGCAGGAAGAGATCGAAGAAACACTGACAAGACAAGATGTAACTTTGACTTGTGTTGGGGTTGGATATGCTAATTATACCAAAGGAATATTATAA